The Kaustia mangrovi genome has a segment encoding these proteins:
- a CDS encoding biotin-dependent carboxyltransferase family protein, whose protein sequence is MPGTVEILQAGPMMTVQDAGRRGYLRYGVSASGPMDRDSFAVANALVGNDADCAVLEFALTGGTLRLSQDRTVAITGGMVDIAAQGARLAPWAAHRVRAGSEIHIGALRGAVWGYVAISGGIETEPVMGSRATHLRSAIGGHEGRRLEPGDILPVGEDTGAPLRRLVSPLRPQGGRIAVIPGPQDDYFDEAAWSLFLSKPFTVASMRDRMAMMLDGVPVRAHRGHDIVSDGTLMGSIQVPSSGRLIVLMADRQSTGGYPKIATVASADLPRLAQAPSGSPVRFHRITAARGEELEREARARLERVLAELAET, encoded by the coding sequence ATGCCTGGAACCGTAGAGATCCTGCAGGCCGGGCCGATGATGACGGTCCAGGATGCTGGCCGCCGGGGCTATCTGAGATACGGCGTCTCCGCGTCCGGACCGATGGACCGCGACAGCTTCGCCGTCGCCAATGCGCTGGTCGGCAACGACGCCGATTGCGCCGTGCTCGAATTCGCGCTGACCGGCGGCACGCTCCGGCTGTCGCAGGACCGCACCGTCGCGATCACGGGCGGCATGGTGGACATCGCCGCGCAAGGCGCGCGCCTTGCGCCCTGGGCCGCCCATCGCGTGCGCGCGGGCAGCGAGATCCATATCGGGGCCTTGCGCGGTGCGGTATGGGGCTATGTGGCGATTTCGGGCGGCATCGAGACCGAGCCCGTGATGGGCAGCCGGGCAACGCATCTGCGCAGCGCCATTGGCGGGCATGAGGGCCGCCGCCTCGAGCCCGGCGACATCCTGCCCGTCGGCGAGGACACCGGCGCGCCGCTGCGCCGGCTGGTCTCGCCGCTCAGGCCGCAAGGCGGCCGGATCGCGGTGATCCCCGGCCCGCAGGACGACTATTTCGACGAGGCGGCCTGGTCTCTCTTCCTGTCGAAGCCCTTTACCGTCGCCTCCATGCGCGACCGCATGGCCATGATGCTCGACGGCGTGCCGGTCCGTGCCCATCGCGGCCACGACATTGTCTCCGACGGCACGCTGATGGGCTCTATCCAGGTCCCCTCGTCGGGCCGGCTCATCGTGCTCATGGCCGACCGCCAGTCGACCGGCGGCTATCCCAAGATCGCCACCGTCGCCTCCGCCGACCTGCCCCGCCTCGCCCAGGCGCCCTCGGGATCGCCCGTCCGCTTCCACCGGATCACCGCCGCCCGGGGCGAGGAACTCGAACGCGAGGCCCGCGCCCGGCTCGAACGGGTCCTGGCCGAACTCGCCGAGACCTGA
- the pxpB gene encoding 5-oxoprolinase subunit PxpB, protein MPDIQPEAFPRFAACGDRALAVELSDRVDETVNETVLALARALEDGPPDGLDEIVPTYRSLLVFYDPVRTGHGELAEAIRARLDSLPQIERAGGELSIPVHYGGEACLDLEEMAASKGMDREEVIALHLSGDYRVYMIGFAPGFAYLGGLPDALHTPRKPAPRQRVPEGAVGIGGAQACVNSVASPSAWHFIGQTPLKLFDPHRERPFLLSAGDRVRFRRVGADEFADIEERIANGDTGLERDG, encoded by the coding sequence GTGCCTGACATTCAGCCAGAGGCGTTTCCGCGTTTTGCGGCCTGTGGCGACCGGGCCCTCGCCGTGGAGCTCTCCGACCGGGTGGACGAGACCGTGAACGAGACGGTGCTCGCTCTTGCCCGCGCGCTCGAGGACGGCCCGCCGGACGGGCTCGACGAAATCGTCCCGACCTATCGCTCCCTGCTCGTGTTCTACGATCCCGTCCGCACCGGTCATGGCGAGCTGGCTGAGGCGATCCGAGCCCGGCTGGACAGCCTGCCGCAGATCGAGCGGGCCGGCGGGGAGCTATCCATACCCGTCCATTACGGCGGCGAGGCCTGCCTCGATCTGGAGGAGATGGCGGCGTCGAAGGGCATGGACCGCGAGGAGGTCATCGCCCTGCACCTGTCAGGCGACTATCGCGTCTACATGATCGGCTTCGCGCCGGGCTTTGCCTATCTCGGCGGCCTGCCGGACGCGCTCCACACCCCGCGCAAGCCCGCGCCACGCCAGCGCGTGCCCGAGGGCGCGGTCGGCATTGGCGGCGCGCAGGCCTGCGTGAACTCGGTCGCAAGCCCGAGCGCATGGCATTTCATCGGGCAGACGCCGCTCAAGCTCTTCGACCCCCATCGCGAGAGGCCATTCCTGCTTTCGGCCGGCGACAGGGTCCGCTTCCGGCGGGTCGGGGCGGACGAGTTCGCGGATATCGAGGAGAGAATCGCCAATGGCGACACCGGACTGGAGCGGGACGGATAG
- a CDS encoding DUF1989 domain-containing protein, translating to MAEGDVRSTVVPAGRGVAISVRHGEIVRLTNTYGSQVVDLWALGGEDPAEHSSMDHTRSKNSNIFFKTGMTVYSSERRAMLTMVEDRAGLCHDTLLCPCNAAIYRELGCKGAHRSCTGNFHEALERVGHTCPFTPASLNVFMNVPVQMDGTVDRVPPASMPGDYVRLRAEMDLTLVLSACPQDVTPINGAERQVRDVHVDIAPAAPGGVA from the coding sequence ATGGCAGAAGGCGACGTGCGGTCGACGGTAGTTCCGGCGGGCAGGGGCGTGGCGATTTCGGTCCGGCATGGCGAGATCGTGCGGCTGACCAACACATACGGCTCCCAGGTCGTGGATCTGTGGGCCCTGGGCGGCGAGGATCCGGCCGAACACTCCTCCATGGATCACACCCGGTCGAAGAACAGCAACATCTTCTTCAAGACCGGCATGACGGTCTACAGCAGCGAGCGCCGGGCGATGCTCACCATGGTCGAGGACAGGGCGGGGCTCTGCCACGATACGCTCCTGTGCCCCTGCAACGCGGCGATCTATCGCGAGCTCGGCTGCAAGGGCGCGCATCGCAGCTGCACCGGCAATTTCCACGAGGCGCTGGAGCGTGTCGGGCATACCTGCCCGTTCACGCCGGCGTCCCTCAACGTGTTCATGAACGTTCCCGTGCAGATGGACGGGACGGTCGACCGGGTGCCGCCGGCCAGCATGCCGGGCGACTATGTGCGCCTGCGCGCGGAGATGGACCTGACGCTCGTCCTGTCGGCCTGCCCGCAGGACGTCACCCCGATCAACGGCGCGGAGCGGCAGGTGCGTGACGTCCATGTCGATATCGCGCCCGCAGCGCCCGGAGGCGTCGCATGA
- a CDS encoding amino acid ABC transporter ATP-binding protein, whose amino-acid sequence MSTPAAGGPLLSVRDIRKSFGEVEVLKGVSLDVAVGEVVSVIGASGSGKSTFLRTINVMEMPQAGRLEFGDYSFDFAKGSRLRPTEAQLQTLRSEIGMVFQSYNLWPHMTVLENVIHAPIKVHGLQRREAIARAEQLLERIGLAEKRDTYPLRLSGGQQQRVAIVRALAMKPKLMLFDEVTSALDPELVEEVLELMASLAADGMTMILVTHEIAFARDVSDRVVFFDQGVMAESGPPSQVLRNPKSDRLRQFLHRILHDRTTAAVEGDE is encoded by the coding sequence ATGAGCACGCCGGCGGCCGGCGGGCCGCTGCTCTCCGTCAGGGACATCCGCAAGAGCTTCGGGGAGGTGGAGGTCCTCAAGGGGGTCTCCCTCGACGTGGCGGTGGGCGAGGTCGTCTCGGTCATCGGGGCGAGCGGCTCGGGCAAGAGTACCTTCCTGCGCACCATCAACGTGATGGAGATGCCGCAGGCGGGCCGGCTCGAATTCGGCGACTACAGCTTCGACTTCGCCAAGGGGTCGCGCCTGCGCCCCACAGAGGCGCAGCTCCAGACATTGCGCTCCGAGATCGGCATGGTTTTCCAGAGCTACAATCTCTGGCCGCACATGACGGTTCTGGAAAACGTCATCCACGCGCCCATCAAGGTTCACGGCCTTCAGCGCAGGGAGGCCATCGCGCGCGCCGAGCAGCTTCTGGAGCGGATCGGCCTTGCGGAGAAGCGCGATACCTACCCCTTGCGCCTGTCAGGCGGCCAGCAGCAGCGCGTGGCGATCGTGCGCGCGCTGGCGATGAAGCCGAAGCTGATGCTGTTCGACGAGGTGACCTCCGCGCTCGATCCCGAGCTCGTGGAGGAAGTTCTGGAGCTCATGGCCTCGCTCGCCGCCGACGGGATGACGATGATCCTCGTCACCCACGAGATCGCGTTCGCCCGCGACGTGTCCGACCGCGTCGTCTTCTTCGATCAGGGCGTGATGGCGGAAAGCGGCCCGCCCTCGCAGGTGCTGCGCAATCCCAAGAGCGACCGGTTGCGGCAGTTCCTGCACCGCATCCTTCACGACAGGACCACGGCCGCTGTGGAGGGGGACGAGTGA
- a CDS encoding amino acid ABC transporter permease, with translation MDAILAEIGLYGPGFLKASWTVLWLTVLTIVVSWICGLAAALARASSVVPFQATARFYIWFMRGTPALIQIFIIYFGLPQLGVRLSPYTAGILALGINSGAYVAEIVRSGLSAIPRGQTESALALGLDRREIMRSIILPQVFRIIVPPVTNEAITTLKNTSLLSTITVLELTLYAQTLIAATFRPFEFYIAVAVIYLVLTTILSQLAGWLERHYARLS, from the coding sequence ATGGACGCGATTCTTGCAGAGATCGGCCTTTACGGCCCGGGCTTCCTGAAGGCGTCGTGGACCGTCTTGTGGCTCACGGTCCTGACCATCGTGGTGAGCTGGATCTGCGGGCTGGCCGCGGCGCTTGCACGGGCCTCCTCGGTGGTCCCGTTCCAGGCGACGGCACGCTTCTACATCTGGTTCATGCGCGGTACGCCGGCGCTGATCCAGATCTTCATCATCTATTTCGGCTTGCCGCAGCTCGGCGTGAGGCTCTCGCCCTACACGGCGGGCATCCTCGCGCTCGGCATCAATAGCGGTGCCTATGTGGCGGAGATCGTGCGCTCGGGCCTGAGCGCCATTCCGCGCGGCCAGACGGAGTCGGCGCTGGCCCTCGGGCTCGACCGGCGCGAGATCATGCGCAGCATCATCCTCCCGCAGGTCTTCCGCATCATCGTGCCGCCGGTCACCAACGAGGCGATCACGACGCTCAAGAACACCTCGCTGCTCTCGACGATCACCGTTCTGGAGCTCACGCTCTACGCCCAGACCCTGATCGCGGCGACCTTCCGGCCCTTCGAGTTCTATATCGCGGTGGCCGTCATCTATCTGGTGCTGACGACCATCCTCTCCCAACTCGCGGGCTGGCTGGAGCGGCACTATGCGCGGCTGAGCTGA
- the speB gene encoding agmatinase has product MSALPTDSLETPRFCGIPTFMRLPQADTLDGLDAAVIGIPSDSGAPFRTGARFGPNAVRQMSIMLRPINPYRGGLDVFERIRVADVGDTPVVPGYEVRSLERIEASVSALVEAGIVPFGIGGDHSVTLAELRAVAKRHGPVALIQFDSHTDTWDKYFAGERYSAGTPFRRGVEENIIDPAHSIQIGMRGSLFQPSDVSQSLDLGFDVVTTDELFEMGFDVLASRIAERVAGRPAFITFDMDFVDPASAPGVQTPESGGASARETLDLVRRLHGIDLVGCDVVEINPQYDGPGQITALLGATVLAEFLALLADR; this is encoded by the coding sequence ATGTCCGCTTTGCCCACCGACTCGCTGGAGACCCCGAGATTCTGCGGCATCCCGACCTTCATGCGCCTGCCGCAGGCCGACACGCTCGACGGTCTCGACGCCGCGGTCATCGGCATTCCCTCCGATTCGGGCGCGCCGTTCCGCACGGGCGCGCGCTTCGGCCCGAACGCGGTGCGCCAGATGTCGATCATGCTGCGCCCGATCAATCCCTATCGCGGCGGTCTCGACGTCTTCGAGCGCATCCGTGTGGCCGATGTCGGCGACACGCCGGTCGTGCCGGGCTACGAGGTGCGCTCTCTGGAGCGCATCGAGGCCTCGGTCTCCGCCCTGGTGGAGGCCGGCATCGTTCCCTTCGGGATCGGCGGCGACCACTCCGTCACGCTCGCCGAGCTGCGCGCGGTGGCGAAGCGCCACGGGCCGGTGGCGCTCATCCAGTTCGATTCCCACACCGACACCTGGGACAAGTATTTCGCCGGCGAGCGCTACAGCGCCGGCACGCCCTTCCGCCGGGGGGTGGAGGAGAACATCATCGATCCGGCCCATTCCATCCAGATCGGCATGCGCGGCTCGCTGTTCCAGCCGTCCGATGTGAGCCAGTCGCTCGATCTGGGCTTCGACGTGGTGACGACGGACGAGCTGTTCGAGATGGGGTTCGATGTGCTCGCCAGCCGTATCGCGGAGCGTGTGGCGGGGCGCCCGGCCTTCATCACCTTTGATATGGACTTTGTCGATCCGGCCTCCGCGCCGGGTGTGCAGACCCCGGAATCGGGCGGCGCCAGCGCGCGCGAGACCCTGGACCTCGTCCGTAGGCTTCACGGCATCGATCTGGTGGGCTGCGATGTGGTGGAGATCAATCCGCAATATGACGGGCCGGGCCAGATCACCGCGCTGCTCGGCGCCACGGTGCTGGCGGAATTCCTCGCGCTGCTCGCAGACCGCTGA
- a CDS encoding transporter substrate-binding domain-containing protein: MLVGIGSATMVQAEEYELLEPGKLQVATEGTYAPFSMRAPDGTLDGLEIRVMSEIAKRLDLEYVPVLIKWDSLLVGLQANQFDVISAAMDITEARQEQVTFADGWLESGGRVVIPLESDIKSAADIKGRTVGALVASNWSKIAEEKGASVKTYKAESDAMQDLVNGNIDAVITDSIAAAYAITDAKMPLKMTDDYVSHVQKGFAFKKGKPKLVAAVNEALAEMIADGTYAELTTELVGFSPAPKDPIKTIE; this comes from the coding sequence ATGCTCGTCGGCATCGGGTCCGCCACGATGGTCCAGGCGGAGGAGTACGAGCTGCTCGAGCCGGGCAAGCTGCAGGTGGCGACAGAGGGGACCTATGCGCCATTCAGCATGCGCGCGCCGGACGGCACGCTGGACGGGCTGGAGATCCGGGTGATGTCGGAGATCGCGAAACGGCTCGACCTCGAATATGTGCCCGTTCTCATCAAGTGGGATTCCCTGCTGGTGGGCCTCCAGGCGAACCAGTTCGACGTGATCAGCGCCGCGATGGACATCACCGAGGCGCGTCAGGAGCAGGTGACCTTTGCCGATGGCTGGCTGGAATCCGGTGGCCGGGTGGTTATTCCCCTCGAGTCCGACATCAAGTCGGCGGCCGATATCAAGGGCAGGACGGTCGGCGCGCTGGTCGCCTCCAACTGGAGCAAGATCGCGGAGGAAAAGGGCGCAAGCGTCAAGACCTACAAGGCGGAATCGGATGCGATGCAGGATCTCGTGAACGGCAATATCGATGCCGTCATCACCGATTCCATCGCCGCGGCCTACGCGATCACGGACGCCAAGATGCCGTTGAAGATGACGGACGACTATGTGAGCCACGTCCAGAAGGGCTTCGCCTTCAAGAAGGGCAAGCCGAAACTCGTTGCCGCGGTGAACGAGGCTCTGGCAGAAATGATCGCAGACGGAACCTATGCGGAGCTCACGACCGAGCTGGTCGGCTTCAGCCCCGCGCCGAAGGACCCGATCAAGACGATCGAATGA
- a CDS encoding GntR family transcriptional regulator: MSVEGKPQPSFVGESATSLSDRAYERLLDMIVQRELPADTVLQERPLAEFLKISRTPLRQALNRLESEGLLERSPGRALVVKKISPRELIEALHVRMLLEVEAISLAIGRIPAEAIDAVEADIRSLLERPNASGAEDWEVDSAFHGLIARASGNRVLAEMIEALRLRTHMFNVDRVPERFVIGHEEHLAMLDALRRGDEQAARSGMQSHIANVKASILQKLGEV; the protein is encoded by the coding sequence ATGAGCGTTGAAGGCAAGCCCCAACCGAGCTTTGTCGGCGAGTCTGCGACCAGCCTGAGCGACCGGGCCTATGAGCGCCTGCTGGACATGATCGTCCAGCGCGAGTTGCCCGCCGATACGGTGCTTCAGGAACGCCCGCTGGCGGAGTTTCTCAAGATCTCCCGCACGCCGCTGCGCCAGGCGCTCAACCGGCTGGAGAGCGAGGGGCTTCTGGAGCGTTCGCCGGGTCGGGCGCTCGTGGTGAAGAAGATCTCGCCGCGCGAGCTGATCGAGGCGCTCCATGTGCGCATGCTGCTCGAGGTCGAGGCGATCTCGCTCGCCATCGGGCGGATCCCGGCAGAGGCGATCGATGCCGTGGAGGCCGATATCAGGAGTCTCCTGGAGCGGCCCAATGCGAGCGGGGCGGAGGACTGGGAGGTCGACAGCGCCTTCCACGGGCTGATCGCCAGGGCGAGCGGCAACCGCGTGCTTGCTGAGATGATCGAGGCGCTGCGCCTGCGCACCCACATGTTCAATGTCGACCGTGTTCCCGAGCGCTTTGTCATCGGGCACGAGGAGCATCTGGCGATGCTCGACGCGCTGCGCCGCGGCGACGAGCAGGCCGCGCGCTCAGGGATGCAATCCCATATCGCCAATGTGAAGGCGAGCATCCTGCAGAAGCTCGGCGAGGTCTGA
- a CDS encoding hydantoinase/carbamoylase family amidase encodes MTDVIRDTIDRILTRVNAIGAGGPGFTRPSYSPLETEAHGVIEEEAGALGLGVTRDAGSNLFARLPGRDRSAPPLYIGSHLDTVPMGGAYDGVAGVAAAMALVAHFVERGETPPCDIVATVTRAEESVWFPVSYIGSRAALSRLTAEEMEARRADTGRTLADHMREEGGDPDRVLAGPGLPAATFLELHIEQGPLLDTAHEPFALIEGVRGGLRYRFAAIEGVWAHSGGAPRHLRSDAVFALADMISALDRDWAEMLEAGHDLAVTVGRVDAATDEHAFAKVPGRVGFCLDMRSIDPAVLDEMDRRLGRIVSRIEEARGVTFRLGPSSRSTPSALSKTLADRLEEAAGPLGFSPRRMVSGGGHDAAAFAAAGWTSGMVFIRNWDGSHNPDEGMDPADLADAVRCVAAAWADAQARPA; translated from the coding sequence ATGACGGATGTGATACGCGACACGATCGACCGGATTCTGACGCGGGTGAACGCCATTGGCGCGGGCGGGCCGGGCTTCACGCGCCCCTCCTACAGCCCGCTTGAAACCGAGGCCCACGGGGTGATCGAGGAGGAGGCCGGCGCGCTCGGCCTTGGCGTCACGCGCGATGCCGGCAGCAACCTGTTCGCGCGCCTGCCGGGGCGCGACCGGTCCGCGCCGCCGCTCTATATCGGATCCCATCTCGACACCGTGCCCATGGGCGGCGCCTATGATGGCGTGGCGGGCGTCGCCGCCGCGATGGCGCTCGTCGCCCATTTCGTGGAGCGCGGGGAAACGCCGCCTTGCGATATCGTGGCAACCGTCACGCGCGCGGAGGAGAGCGTCTGGTTCCCGGTCTCCTATATCGGCTCGCGTGCGGCGCTGTCGCGCCTGACGGCGGAGGAGATGGAGGCGCGCCGCGCCGATACGGGCCGCACGCTCGCCGACCACATGCGCGAGGAGGGCGGCGACCCCGACCGTGTGCTGGCCGGCCCCGGCCTGCCGGCGGCGACATTCCTGGAGCTCCATATCGAGCAGGGTCCGCTGCTCGACACCGCGCATGAGCCCTTCGCGCTGATCGAGGGGGTGCGCGGGGGCCTGCGCTACCGCTTCGCGGCCATCGAGGGCGTGTGGGCTCATTCTGGTGGCGCACCACGCCATCTGCGCTCCGATGCCGTCTTCGCGCTCGCCGACATGATTTCGGCGCTCGACCGCGACTGGGCGGAGATGCTGGAGGCCGGTCACGACCTCGCCGTCACCGTCGGGCGGGTGGACGCGGCCACCGACGAGCACGCCTTCGCCAAGGTGCCCGGCCGCGTCGGGTTCTGCCTCGACATGCGCAGCATCGACCCCGCCGTGCTCGACGAGATGGACCGCCGCCTCGGCCGGATCGTCTCGCGCATCGAGGAGGCGCGCGGCGTGACGTTCCGCCTTGGCCCATCGTCCAGAAGCACGCCGTCAGCCCTGTCGAAGACGCTCGCCGACCGGCTGGAGGAGGCCGCGGGGCCCCTTGGCTTCTCGCCGCGGCGCATGGTGTCCGGCGGCGGGCACGACGCGGCTGCCTTCGCCGCTGCGGGCTGGACATCGGGCATGGTCTTCATCCGGAACTGGGATGGCAGCCACAATCCCGACGAGGGGATGGACCCCGCCGACCTCGCCGACGCCGTGCGCTGCGTGGCCGCCGCCTGGGCCGACGCACAGGCCCGGCCCGCATAG
- a CDS encoding 2-hydroxyacid dehydrogenase produces the protein MACPIALVTRLSPEEEDAWADALNAALLDETVTSVRSMTPEERERCEIAIVANPDPADIALLPNCRWIQSVWAGVERLVAELADRPVPIVRLVDPALADKMAEAVLAWTLYLFRDMPAYARQQRAHLWKQRPYRRAEEMTVALLGLGALGQAAALRLGEAGFRVAGWSRRPKSIDGVACHAGEDGLKTVLAAADILVCLLPLTEGTRGLLDAARFGQMREGASLVNFARGPIVATGDLIAALDSGHLDHAVLDVFDTEPLPADSPLWDHPSVTVLPHISAPTDKRSAARIVAENISAYRVDGTIPPMVDIARGY, from the coding sequence ATGGCTTGCCCGATTGCCCTTGTCACCCGGCTGTCCCCGGAAGAGGAGGACGCCTGGGCCGACGCGCTCAACGCCGCCCTGCTCGACGAGACGGTGACGAGCGTCCGGTCCATGACGCCGGAGGAGCGCGAGCGGTGTGAGATCGCCATCGTCGCCAATCCGGACCCGGCCGACATCGCGCTGTTGCCGAACTGCCGCTGGATCCAGAGCGTCTGGGCGGGCGTGGAACGGCTCGTCGCCGAGCTCGCCGACCGGCCGGTGCCCATCGTCCGCCTTGTCGACCCGGCGCTCGCCGACAAGATGGCGGAAGCCGTTCTCGCCTGGACGCTCTACCTCTTCCGCGACATGCCCGCCTATGCGCGCCAGCAGCGCGCCCATCTCTGGAAACAGCGGCCCTATCGCCGCGCGGAGGAGATGACGGTGGCGCTCCTGGGGCTCGGTGCGCTCGGGCAGGCCGCGGCACTGCGGCTCGGCGAGGCCGGCTTCCGGGTCGCGGGCTGGAGCCGCCGGCCGAAATCCATAGACGGCGTTGCCTGCCATGCGGGCGAGGACGGGCTCAAGACCGTTCTGGCGGCGGCCGATATCCTCGTCTGCCTGCTGCCGCTGACGGAAGGGACGCGAGGCCTTCTCGACGCCGCGCGGTTCGGGCAGATGCGCGAGGGCGCATCGCTCGTCAATTTCGCCCGGGGGCCCATCGTGGCGACCGGCGACCTGATCGCCGCACTCGATTCGGGCCATCTCGATCACGCCGTCCTCGACGTCTTCGACACCGAGCCCCTGCCAGCGGACTCCCCGCTCTGGGACCACCCGTCCGTGACCGTCCTGCCCCATATCTCCGCACCGACCGACAAGCGCTCCGCCGCCCGCATCGTCGCGGAGAACATCTCCGCCTACAGGGTGGATGGCACTATCCCGCCTATGGTCGACATCGCCCGGGGCTATTAG
- a CDS encoding LamB/YcsF family protein: MTKTIDLNCDMGESFGAYTIGDDAAMLELITSANIACGFHGGDPEVIHRTVLQARENGVSVGAHPSFMDLYGFGRRRIAGETPEALKAQLIYQIGAVKALTEAAGARLTHVKTHGALGNMAAEDAELARICVDAVIAVDPTLTFVTLPYSQTMHAAEEAGLHVASEIYADRTYTDEGRLTPRKEAGAVIHDPDQSLAQVLHMILDGHIPTTGGRKLPVKADTLCIHGDNPAAVAVARKLREELERAGIGIAPFRTSAPATA, from the coding sequence ATGACCAAGACCATCGATCTGAACTGCGACATGGGCGAGAGCTTCGGCGCCTACACCATCGGCGACGATGCGGCGATGCTGGAACTCATCACATCCGCCAACATCGCCTGCGGCTTCCACGGCGGCGATCCGGAGGTGATCCACCGCACCGTGCTCCAGGCGCGTGAGAACGGCGTGTCGGTCGGGGCCCATCCCTCCTTCATGGACCTCTACGGTTTCGGACGTCGGCGCATTGCGGGCGAGACGCCGGAAGCGCTGAAGGCCCAGCTCATCTACCAGATCGGCGCGGTCAAGGCGCTCACGGAGGCGGCCGGTGCGCGCCTCACTCATGTGAAGACCCATGGCGCGCTCGGCAACATGGCCGCGGAGGACGCGGAGCTCGCGCGGATCTGCGTCGACGCGGTCATCGCGGTCGACCCGACGCTCACCTTCGTCACCCTGCCCTATTCGCAGACCATGCATGCCGCCGAGGAGGCCGGCCTCCATGTCGCCAGCGAGATCTATGCCGACCGCACCTATACCGACGAGGGCCGGCTCACGCCGCGCAAGGAGGCTGGCGCGGTGATCCACGATCCCGACCAGAGCCTCGCCCAGGTGCTTCACATGATCCTCGACGGCCATATCCCCACCACCGGCGGCAGGAAGCTTCCGGTCAAGGCGGACACGCTGTGCATCCATGGCGACAATCCCGCCGCGGTCGCGGTCGCGCGCAAGCTGCGCGAGGAACTGGAGCGCGCCGGCATCGGGATCGCGCCCTTCCGCACTTCGGCGCCGGCGACGGCCTGA
- a CDS encoding D-amino-acid transaminase: MTRTVYLNGQWLPEGEAHVSAFDRGFLFADAIYEVVAVVGGRLVDYEAHAARLRRSLCELGMACPFDEASLLALHRDIVSRNGVEEGLIYLQISRGAADRTFVIPKDTEPTVLLFTQKKAVLENPQAAAGISVVTLPDLRWARRDIKTVQLLYPSLAASEAAAKGADDAWLVEDGLVTEASSATAHIVLGGRIVTRPLGTEILHGVTRASVLDLARMDGIGVEERPFTVEEACSAEEAFITSATSFVVPVVAIDGTPVGTGKPGPVARRLREIYMADRLAGAI, translated from the coding sequence ATGACAAGGACCGTGTATCTGAACGGGCAGTGGCTGCCCGAGGGCGAGGCGCATGTGTCGGCGTTCGATCGCGGCTTCCTGTTCGCCGATGCGATCTACGAGGTGGTGGCGGTCGTCGGCGGCAGGCTCGTCGACTACGAGGCGCATGCCGCCCGCCTGCGCCGCTCGCTGTGCGAGCTCGGCATGGCCTGTCCGTTCGATGAGGCATCCTTGCTGGCGCTTCACAGGGACATCGTCTCCCGCAACGGTGTCGAGGAGGGGTTGATCTATCTCCAGATCAGCCGCGGTGCGGCCGACCGGACCTTCGTCATCCCGAAGGACACCGAGCCCACCGTGCTCCTGTTCACCCAGAAGAAGGCGGTGCTGGAGAACCCGCAGGCGGCGGCCGGCATCTCGGTCGTCACGCTGCCGGATCTTAGATGGGCGCGCCGCGATATCAAGACGGTGCAGCTCCTTTATCCCTCGCTGGCCGCCAGCGAGGCCGCCGCGAAGGGCGCCGACGACGCCTGGCTCGTCGAGGACGGCCTGGTGACCGAGGCGAGTTCGGCCACCGCCCATATCGTGCTTGGCGGCCGCATCGTCACGAGGCCGCTCGGCACGGAGATCCTCCACGGCGTGACGCGCGCCTCGGTGCTCGATCTCGCCCGGATGGACGGCATCGGCGTCGAGGAACGGCCCTTCACGGTGGAGGAGGCATGCTCGGCGGAGGAGGCCTTCATCACCTCCGCCACGAGCTTCGTCGTGCCCGTCGTCGCCATAGACGGCACCCCGGTCGGCACGGGCAAGCCCGGCCCCGTCGCCAGGCGGCTGCGCGAGATCTACATGGCCGACCGGCTGGCCGGCGCCATATAG